The sequence below is a genomic window from Oscillatoria acuminata PCC 6304.
ATGTTCTTACCGATATGAAAGACTTACTCGCCCATATTTTGTCCGCTGACTATTCTCAAGTCCATTTTCACCCTCAATTGCAAGAAACATTCAATGCTTCTGCTCAAAAAGTAGCCATTTTTGCCACTAGCGAATTTGAGGGATTTTATTACAATGGTGGCATTGGTACTTATTATCAGGCATTAAGTCAACATTTAGCCGCCGATGGTTGGTCTATTATCCTCTTACTGTGCCAGAATGACACCGAGTTTGGGGGAAAATCTCAATTGCCCAATCTTCAGCATATTTTTTCTACGGTCGAAGTAGACAAGGTATTAAATCTTCAGCCGATTCACCGCGCTATTTTAGCCGAAAGTCAGAAACAGACGATCGCCCAATGGTTTGACTATGAAAGTTTGTGCTGTTTGTTCTTTACTCAGGCAATTTTAGCTAGTTTCCCAGAGGCAGTGGTTTATGTGGAATTTCCGGCAATTTGGGGATTCGGGTATCGTAGCATTCAGGCAAAAAAATCCGGGGTGTTGCCTAATCGTTGTCTGATTGGAGTCACAGATCATGGTGGGTTTGAATGGTTGCGAGAAACCAATCATCGATATGCAGTGGAGCATCCCCATTGGTTTTGGCAAGCGTATCATTATGAGCAATATTCTTATGAAAATGCTGATGTTACTTATTTTCCCTCCCACTTTCTCAAGTCTAAGGTAGAAAGTTATGGCTGGAAAACATCCCAGGCGGTTCATTTGCCTTATTTTATTCCGATTGTCAATTTAGCCGCTCAAAAAGATGATGTAAGGACGATTCGCGAATCATTGCGCGATGTAGGGGCGCTCATAGAATTGCCCTTACAGGATCCCCAAAAAATACCTCTGGTATTTTTCGGTCGTTTAGAGGAAAGAAAAGGACTCTGTACTTTTGTGGAAGCACTCCAATCCCTTAGCCCCAATATTTCTGAGAAACTGGAGATTATTTTTCTGGGTAAAATCGTTCAATTGGAATCTACGCAGCTTAAAGGCTTGGATAGCAAGCAGTATATTGATGGGGCTTTGAAGGGAAAAATTTCTTATCAGATTTTGCCTAACTTATCGAGTTTAGAGGCAATTGAGTTAGTCAGGCAGCTACCCATGCCCACAGTCTGCCTTTGCAGTCTCCAAGAAAACTTTCCCAATACCGCTTTAGAAATGGGACAGTTAACCATTAGGTTAGTAGTTTCAGATACAGGAGGATTTCAAGAAACCTTAAACTTAATTTCAAGAACCGATGGTGTGCACTGGTTTGAGCCAGGAAACGTCACATCCCTGGCTGCCTCCATCGGTGAAGTCATCTCAGCACCTCCGGAAATGCCAGTAATTCCTGAACGGGCGTTTTTGGAAACAGTGAATCAAAAATTACTTAGTCAGAGGCTTGAATATATGACCGAAGCATTTATCAAATCAGCTCCCAAAGAACCCAAAAGTCCCCGCATAACCATAGGCGTGACTTGTTTTTCAGACGAAGGAAAAGTTTTGGATTGTCTAGAAAGTCTGGCGGGACAAACTTATCAAAATATAGAAGTTATTGTTCTGTACAAAAATTCAGCAGGAAAACCCATACCAGAGCCAATCACTCGCGCTAAGGTCCAGTTTTCCAGCTATCAGTTTATCGAGTCAAATGTAAATCAGAGTTTGGGAGCGGCTTATAATCGATTGGTAGAACTGGCGACGGGCAAATATTTCTTACAGTTTGCCAGCGATTGCATTGCGCTACCTCTTATGGTAGAAAAATTTGTCACAGCGGCTTGTGAATCAGATTCTGTAGCTGTGGTTTGTCCAGACATGAAGTTGAACCACAATTTTGAAGTGATTAACTTGAATGACGGCTCTTTACTCAAGTTACTAGAATTTAACTACAATCGGGATTTGTGCGCTCTATTTGCAGTGGAGTTGCTGCGGGAGTTTCGGTATTCTGAGGTAAGGGATTTATTAGGTTTAAATTGGCATATTTTAGGGGCGGCGATCGCCACGGGTAAAGAGATTGCCTACTATCCTTATCCTCTCTACCTCTCTGATTCGCCCGGTGCGCTCAGTATTAACCCAGAAAAATTCCCAAAAGAACGGTATTATTTGCGTCAATACTTGTCTCAAATCGAGGCTTCTCGATGGACTCAGCGCCAACTCCATCTCCTCCTCACCTGTGTTGAGCAACTTTGGCAATCAGAAACACAAAAGCAAGGCCAAATCTGGCAAATTCAGCAAGAGAAAAATCGATACCAGGCTCTAGCCTCCCAATCCCAAGCTTGGATGCATACTGCGCTCCAAACCCAAGACGAACTCGATAGCATACAATCTCAACTGCAAGAGGCCCAAGCTGAAATAGAGCGTGTGAAAGCACAACTGGAACAAGTGCAGCAGCAAACCCCTATCCGATAAAGCCTTACAGTAAAGAATGAATTAATCCCAGTTAAATGTCATCCCAAGATATTCCTCTAACTTCTGATTATGGGGGCGGAAAAAATCGGCTAACCTCTGCCGCAAATCCTCACTAATAGGATTGTACGACCCCGGATTATAATTCCGATATTCTGGTAGCGGATAATCCGGCACACCCAAAAACTCAAAAACTTGGGTCAGGGTGGCTGCTGGATTTCCATAAAAGTCTTCACTCTTTAGAATTAAAAACTGCTCCCTGGGAAATACAGCCATCCATTTCTCAATAAAGTAAACGTATAAGCTCTGTAATAAATAGCCTTTTTCTTTCCTCCAAAAATTTGAGTCCAATTCATCGAGACATGATAAATTTTGAAGGTGTTGTATTTCTGAAGTGACAGCTTTGGAAAAACCTCTATTGTCTCTGCCTCCCTTTAAAATCATTTGGTAATGAGAAAAAGCTCTATCAATGGGGTTTCGTAAAATTAATATCAATTTAAGTTTAGGAAAAAAATCAGCAACTTTTTCTACTTCATTAATCAGATAATACCACGGAGTCGCTTCTCCCGTAAAAAATTGGGATTGGTCTGGAATTGGGGGGAAATGAGCCAAATACCAGTTCATGTCCAACTTAAATTTTTTAGATCCAAAAAATAAAATTTCTTTCTCGATCGCTGGCAAAATTTGGGGATGATGCACTAGGTATGAATACAGAGAGGTTGTTCCTCCTTTCATGACGCCAATGATTAAAAAATTGGGCTGAGACGGACTCTTGATGTCCCAATAGCTTTTAACGAATTCGGGGTGAGACTGGGTTAGTTGTTTGTAACTTGCTGTTTGGTAATAAGAAATAGCCTCTTCTAATTTTCCTTCGATAGTTAATGCATTTCCTAAACTAACATAAGCTAGAGAAAATTCCGGTTGCGCTTGAATTGCCTGACGGTAGCAATAAACTACAGATTCTAAAATAGAGCTTTTGATATTTTTTTCCTGAAATAGATCTGGGTCTTCAAAAAATATTAAATTTAGGATACTATTCAATTTATAATAAGCAGTGTTTAACAAGGGTTCAAAACCAAGGGCTTTGATATAACAAAATACAGATTCTTCAAAGTTTGATTGTTGTTGTAGAACTTCTCCCAAGCTATAGTAAGTCGGATAAGCATCGGGTTTGAGTTCAATAGCAGATTGGTAAGCAATGATCGCCACTTCTAACTTCTCTTCTTTCACCAAGCGATCGCCTAGGCTATTGTACAGTTCAAAAGCAGCATCGACTTGTCCTTGCTCTTGCAATACAAGCGCCAAGGTTTTCGAGGCACTTACCAAATTCGGTTCAATCTTGAGCGCTGTTTCACAAGCGGTGGCTGATTCCTGGAATTGACCCCGGTTGTAATAATATTCCGCTAACTGGCTGTAAACTTCAGCATTATCTGGCTTAATTAGCAGGGCTTTTTTGTAATGATTAATTTTGCGAGCGAGGAAGTCTGACATACAAGGGGTTTTCTCTACAGTTAGAAAATTCTCGGTTTAAGTTTAATGGCACGGCGATAACAGACTGTGGCTTCATCAGTTTTACCTTGCGTGGCTAGAATATCGCCCAAATTTCTGTAAGACCAAGAGTAGTCTGGGTTTACCTCAATTGCCTTGCGGTAGGAGGCAATGGCTTGTTCCAGTTCCCCTTTACGGACTTGAACTTGAGCTAAGTTATGATAATGCCAAAATGAAGGAGAAGGATTGGTTTCAATGGCACGAAAGTAGCTGTCAATCGCTTCGTTGAGCTGACCTTTTTCTGCTAAAACTTCGGCGATATGGTGATGAGACCAATAATGCTTGGGATCAACCTCAACAGCGCGGCGGTAGGCAGCCAAGGCTCTTTCCGGGTCTTTTTTCTGAGCGAAAGCCTTACCTAATTGAAAGTAGATTTCTGGGTCATTGGGAGATACGTCTATAGCCCCTTTATAAATTGAAATTGCCTCATCTAAGCGATTGTGTTCCACCAACCTCTTACCCAATTGTAAGTAGCACCCTGGGGTATGCAGTTTAATGTCTAGGAACTGAAGCTCGGCCTCTTCTACTTCATCCGGATTGGCTGTAACTGCCTGACGAGCCCAGTTAGCGGCTACATCTAAATCTAATCTTGCTCGTTCCCGTAAGGCACGTGCTAATTTCTTTTCAATTCCTGGTAGTTGGGGGTTAAGTTCTACCGCGCAACGATACACACTGACAGATTCTTCCCACCGTTGCAATTTTATCAGTACATCCCCTAAATTGTAATAAGACCAGGAAAACTCGGGATTTAAGGCGATCGCCCGACGATATGCGACAACCGCTTCCTCCCATTGTTGCAGTTTCGTCAGGGCATCCCCTAAATTATTATGGGACCAAGAATTATCTGCATTTAACGCGATCGCCTGCCGATAAGCAGTCGCCGCTTCCTCCCACCGTTGCAGTTTTTGGAGTGCATCCCCAAGTTGATGATAGATTTCTGTCGAAGTGACGTTCAACTGAATTGCTTGTTGATAAGCTTTTACCGCCTCCTCCCATCGTTCCAATTCTACCAACGCCTTTGCTAATCCATAGTACGATCGCCCATTCTCCGCTTTCACCGCGATCGCCTGTTGGTATGCCGCGATCGCCGCTTCCCACTCCTGTTGATTGCTGAAAATTTCCCCCAGATTATGATAAGCGGGGGATAGCAGTGGATTTAACTCCACTGCACGTTGATAACAGGCGATCGCCTCTTCTTGCTTCCCTTGTCCGATCAGAGAATTCCCCAACTTCAGACACTCTTCTGCCGTCATCTCCAGCGGTTCTAAACTCAATGCCTGATATCGGCAAATCCCCGCCTCTTGCACTTTCCCAACTCGTTCTAACACCTTCGCCAAATTCCGATAAGCACCAGCAAAAGTAGGTTGCAGTTCTAGCGCCTTCTGATAAGCTAAAATTGCCTTTTCCCAATTTTGCTGTTGCGCCAGCACAGTCCCTAGATTGCCATAAACTTCTGCAAAATCCGGCTGAATTTCTAGCGCTTTCAGATAACACTGCTGTGCAGCTTCTAACTGTCTGTTCGCTAGTCTTGCATTTCCTAATATTTTATAAGCCAGTGCGAGATTCGGCTGCACAGATACCGCCTTCTCAACCGCTACGATCGCCTCGGCGAATTTTCCTTTCTGATAATAATATTCCCCTAAATGCACCAACGCCTCAGCATCTTCAACCCAGGCATCACTGCCCGTTTTCCGCCCATTTCTCTGGCTGGCATACTGCCGGAATTCCCCGCTCTTTATTCTTAACTCGACCGCTTTTCTCCCATAAATTGCCGCTTCCTCTACTTTACCCTGTCGCTTCAATGCTTCTTCTAAATTGTGATAAACCCCGACTAAATTCGGGTTTAACTCAAGCGCATATCGGTAACAGGCAATGGCGCGGGTCATCTCCCGCTGTTGCACCAGTGCATTCCCCAGATTCACGCATTCAACTGCCGAGAACTTTTCCGGCTCTAAACTCCAAGCCAAATACCAACAATCTGCCGCTTCTGCTGGTTTTTTTAACTGCGTCCAAACCTTGGCTAAATTCCGATACGCTCCCGCAAACTTCGGATTTATGTTAATCGCTCGCTGATAACTAGCAATTGTCGCCTCCCACTGGCGTTGCTGCCCGTAAAGACTGCCCAAGTTTGCATAAACTGCGGCAAAATTTGGGTTAATTTTGATAGCTTTTAAATAACTTTGTTGCGCCTCTTTTATCTTTCCTTTCCTCTGAAGAGCGGTCCCTAAATTTTTGTAGCTAGAGGCTGAATTAGGTTGAATCTGCATAGCTTTCAGGCAGACCGATTCCGCCTCATCTAACTTTCCTTGGGCTAAATACACTTCGGCTTGTTGATTTAACTGTTCTGCTGCCGTTTCCGAGTTGAAAGTGGCTTGCATAGTGGGGGATACCGCTCCAGAGAAATTCGATTCTATTATACCAGCAAGTTTGAGCAGTGCGTGCAATCGCTCTACATTAATTTGAATATCTTCAGTTAGGGAGTTTTGGTACATCACCTCTCGAATGGGATAGCAGGCAAACGCCTCACCCATTAACGCATAATGGGAAAATCCCAGCAGTTGACAAATAACCGCATAATAGGGTCTAACGTAGTGGGGGGAAACCAGTTCGATCGCCTGAGTTCCTGGACGGCAAAACACTAAATTTGTTAATCCACTCCCGTGGGGAGCCACTATGATTTTAGCCTGAGAAAATACCGCAATCTGTTCTACAAAAGATAACGATTCGGGTTCAATCGGTTCAAAGCCAAATTGAGCTAGAAACTCGATAACTTCTTCTTCATTGATTAACCGGCGATTGCGTGCAGTGGAGCGACGGATGTAAATTCGTTCTGGGTGCTCGCAATCAGATGCGGGAACCGAGTTGAGGAATGCCTGCCTCAGAAAAGTTAGGGCCCAAGGTTCTAACCACCCCAAATGTCCGGGAAACGAAGGAACAATGAGTTGGGTGGCGCTGATGTGGGGATAGCGATCGCTTTCGATAATCTTCGCTTCAGGAATCCCCAACTGTGCTAGAGTTTCTCGCTGAAACGGTTCACGGATACTATTGACTAAAAAATAATCGATTTCTTCCCACTTTATCCCAGCTTGCCGTAAAATTTCTAGACGAGGCAGGATATCCACCAACCAATGGAAATAGATGTTTCCGGAAAGTCCCGCTAACACCGCTACTGTCCCCTCAATTTCAGTTAAGGGGGGAAAGTCTTCTAACTCGAAAATCTGATGTTCCGTTGGATCCTGTTTTTGACAACCGGGTAAAGCACCGGGATACTGACGAGAAACGTCAGCGAGTAGATAATTATCCGGCGTCACGAGGGCGATCGCATTGCACACCATCCAGGAATTGGTTTGCGGCACAATCCACACCCGTCCCTGGGGGACCACCACCACAAATTGAGGCGGTGAATCCTCAGCGATCGCCCTGGCATTTTTGTGGTTAAAATGATAGATGTTATGTCCCCAATGAGTTGGAGACAACTGCTGATAAATTCGATTCAGGCAAGGCGCACAGTTTAATCCGCCACATTCTGACGAATCCCTGAACTCTGGCGCAGGGATACCCCTTCGTCGAACCCTTCCCAGGTGAATGAGAATATAATCACTCCCCTCAAATTTTACCGCCTCAATCCAGTCTCCGCTATGGAGATAAAATCCCTGCGGTGGGGTGTGGCGCTTTAACGCGATTCCCTCCCAATCCAAGGATTCCTCGGCGCTTCTATTATCAAGTTCAGCGCTAATCTTATCCTGGGATAAAGATGGTTCCATCAAGGTTGCCATATGAGAGACGACTGCCGCTGCATCCAATCGGTTCTGTTTCGCTAAACACTGACTCAATTGCCTGTAAACCGTTAAATTCTTCGGGTTGATTTGTAATGATTGGTGATAGTAGTGTTCCGCCTTTTCATATCCACCATATTGGAATAAAACATTTCCCCAATGCTGATAAGTTTGGGCGAAATGGCTGTAAACTTCGGGAGAAGCGGGATCCCTTTGCAGTGCTTTGAGAAATGCTGCACAACTGATTTGAGCGCGATCGCGTTCGTCAAGGGGTCCGGGTCGATCCGGAATGGCTAAAGTGCGTTCCACCCAAGCGCAGTAAGATTCGACAAACGCCGGTTGCAAGGCGATCGCCTTTTGAAAGCACTTCATGGCGGCCTCTAACTGACCGGCTACCATCAAAGAATAGCCGCATTCGGTATAAGCTGCGGGATGATGGGGGTCGAGTTCGATACAACGTTGGAAATAACGAATCGCCTCAACCTGTTGACCTTCATGCTGCCAAATTTTTCCAGCATTATAATAGGGGAAAACCCGATCTGGCTGCAAGGCGATCGCTTTGGTGTAGGCAGATAATGCTTCACCGGGTTTACCTTGCGCTTGTAATGCTTGTCCGAGGTTGTTATGTAACGTTGCCCAATTGGCGTCGAGGGAGATCGCTTGATGGTAAACGGCGATCGCTTCAGAGATTTTGTTTAACTTGACCAGAACGCAACCCAGGTTGCTATAAGCTTTAAGATAATCGGGTTTGAGGGTGATCGCGGTTTGATAAAGCTCTTGGGCATCCTCTAATTTCCCTTGGGCATTGAGGACCACTCCGAGATTGTAGTAAGATTGAGGATTATCTCCCTGTTGGGCGATCGCCTCAAGATAGCAACGTTGCGCCCCTAGCAAATCCCCCTGTTGGTACAGTTGATTTCCTAAATCGTTATAACTTTCCGATTGGTTTTGCACCCTCAGTTTATCATCATCAAAAAATAAGCCCGATTAGGGTAAACAATGAATGTCCACCCTAATTTTATTTCCTCCTCCGGTTCCTCAACCTGATCCATTTAGAAAATCTCAAAATTATCCGGATTGAGATCTAGATTCGGATCGATTTGCACCAATGGGACTTCATCCCCCGGAGTGCTGCTAGGATTGTAGTACACTAACCCGCTGGTTTGGTCGTAGATAATTTTTGCTTCACTCGCACCTTCTGCATTAGCATTGAACGCACTCGTCGCCGCAAAATTGGCTTGAGATAAAGTACCCGGTTGTAACTGAGCAAAGACTCGACTATCCAACTGAATTTTATCTTCCACCGGGGTAAAATCCGTAATGGTATCCAGACCAAAGATATTACCATTTTCGGCATTAGCGACCGGCACGACTGCTTCGCCCTCTTGTGGGAAATACTCGAAGCGGAACGTATCAGCACCTTCGCTACCCGTTAAGATGTCATTGCCGCGATCGCCCAACAAGATATCGTTGCCGATCCCACCATTCATCGAGTCATTGCCTTGACCGCCATACAGGGTATCGTCCCCCGTGCCACCATCTAGGGTATCCTCTCCTTGGTTGCCGAAGATCAGATCGTTATCCTTTCCGCCGGATAAGGAATCGTTACCTTCGCCGCCATATATGGTGTCATCGCCTTCTTGGCCGGATACGGTGTCATTGCCTTTATCTCCAAAGAGCAAGTCTTCACCCAAACCGCCTTCAACCCAATCGTCACCTTGACCGCCATAGGCCGTGTCGTCTCCGGCGTCACCCCGAATCGTATCTTGTCCTTGGTTGCCGTAGAGCAGGTCGTTATCGTTCCCACCACTGATATTATCATTACCTTCCCCGGCGAATACGGTGTCGTTGCCCGCGAGGCCACCAATCACCTCATTTCGTTGGGTGGTGAGGAATAGGTCCTTATTAGCAGTGCCAATGATAAAGTCAAACCCTGTCTGACCTTGGAATACGGCGGCAGCACCAAAGCGAGCTTGCAGTTGCGCGATCTCTTCGCTGCTAAGTCTGGGGAAATTCTCAGAGTTCCCGTTAGCCGGAACAGTCCCAGGGGAGGGGACCGGAGAAGCCCCTCCCGTGCCATCGCCTGGGGTACCTGTATCCACATCTTGGATATCCATCCCGCCCGAACCCGGGAGAGTGAATGGAACCAATGGCTGAATCTCGCCTGCTGGAATGATTATTGGTGTTGTGACTTCTGACATAAAGTTGGGGTTTAATAAATATAGTGTTGTGGTTACAAATGGAGGCACATTTGAATCCAGGCAATCCGCTTAAGACGGGAGCATTGGCGCACAGCCTTTCAATTCAGTTTAAACATTGTCCACCTTTTCTTAGGTCATAACATAATAATTGGCAATAAAGTTCAAAATCATGAAATCTTCATAATTAAATGAAGTGAAATTTCCTACCGGATAATTCTCGATTTGGCGGATATTTTATCTACGATCCTTTAATAGAAAAAATGTGAAAAAGTTACGGTATCTACATTATTCCACATCAGACAGACAAAATTTATTATTATGGTAGATACAGAGAAAAAGCGCTAGAAATTCCTGAAAAATAGGACATACAGCTCGTCTCACCCAAAAACTGTCCACTTCTTGCTACATTGGCCCACCGAAAATGGAATGGTGCTATTTGCAAATGGCTTCTTTTTTCCAGGCGATCAGTTACTCAGGAGCAAACGGATCGCTTGAGCGATGGGCAGTCCTTTGGTCCTGCTATCCCCTGAGCCTGAACGTACTCCTCTCAACCGAACTAAACTGCGCTCATCTCAGAACTGGCCCCGATCCCAAACAAAGTGGTCCTATTTCCCAGAGAAAAGAATAGCTTCTTCGTTCGGAGCAGGCGGTCAAGTAACACCGAACTGAACAGAAAAGAATGGCTCCGTCAGTTGAGGACATCGGTCAAGGACCACCGAAGCGATCGCCAATCTGATATTTGAGCGGCGGGGGAGAAGATGGAGCGGGTTGAGGCGAGGCGATCGCTTCTGAACCCTGCTCAGAAATCCAGTTGGGGACAGCACCCCCCTAAAGGAGTCGCCTCACCCACGGGGTTAGAGCAGAGTCCAGAAGCGGTTTGTGCGGCTCACGGATTTTGTCGCTAAACCGACCATCTAAGGGGAGAACTCCGAAGCCGAAACCCTTTCCCCGTAGAGCTAAGAAGCTCCGGGGAGGGTTTAGGTCACGCGGTACAAGCTGCTAAAACCTCCGTCATGGGCGATCGCAATTAAAGCCGATCGTCAAAGGGAATCGCCTCCCACTTACCTAAAAGGAAGGAGTGGAAGTGGTGAAGCTGAAATTCGGTGAATTGGGAAGTGTCTGCACTGCCGTAGGTGGCGATCGCCTCATCCGTGATTTCCTGCTCCGGGACATCGTTTCGGCTCAGATTGCGGATCAGCATTTTGATCTCGCCGATCAATGTGAATTTAGCCTCTGTTGGTGGTTCCGCATTCGCCTGGGGTGCGCTCTTGAATTGGTGGGGAGCCACTAAAATCGAGCGAGTGGTCGCACCCCGAACCCCCTTACCTTTCTTGACATACACAAGCAGATAACGTCCGGTTCCATATTTGGCCCCTAGGGGTAAAATCTCCCCTGCTATTTCCAGTGATGGATCCGTTATCTCCACCAG
It includes:
- a CDS encoding glycosyltransferase, coding for MNVLTDMKDLLAHILSADYSQVHFHPQLQETFNASAQKVAIFATSEFEGFYYNGGIGTYYQALSQHLAADGWSIILLLCQNDTEFGGKSQLPNLQHIFSTVEVDKVLNLQPIHRAILAESQKQTIAQWFDYESLCCLFFTQAILASFPEAVVYVEFPAIWGFGYRSIQAKKSGVLPNRCLIGVTDHGGFEWLRETNHRYAVEHPHWFWQAYHYEQYSYENADVTYFPSHFLKSKVESYGWKTSQAVHLPYFIPIVNLAAQKDDVRTIRESLRDVGALIELPLQDPQKIPLVFFGRLEERKGLCTFVEALQSLSPNISEKLEIIFLGKIVQLESTQLKGLDSKQYIDGALKGKISYQILPNLSSLEAIELVRQLPMPTVCLCSLQENFPNTALEMGQLTIRLVVSDTGGFQETLNLISRTDGVHWFEPGNVTSLAASIGEVISAPPEMPVIPERAFLETVNQKLLSQRLEYMTEAFIKSAPKEPKSPRITIGVTCFSDEGKVLDCLESLAGQTYQNIEVIVLYKNSAGKPIPEPITRAKVQFSSYQFIESNVNQSLGAAYNRLVELATGKYFLQFASDCIALPLMVEKFVTAACESDSVAVVCPDMKLNHNFEVINLNDGSLLKLLEFNYNRDLCALFAVELLREFRYSEVRDLLGLNWHILGAAIATGKEIAYYPYPLYLSDSPGALSINPEKFPKERYYLRQYLSQIEASRWTQRQLHLLLTCVEQLWQSETQKQGQIWQIQQEKNRYQALASQSQAWMHTALQTQDELDSIQSQLQEAQAEIERVKAQLEQVQQQTPIR
- a CDS encoding calcium-binding protein is translated as MSEVTTPIIIPAGEIQPLVPFTLPGSGGMDIQDVDTGTPGDGTGGASPVPSPGTVPANGNSENFPRLSSEEIAQLQARFGAAAVFQGQTGFDFIIGTANKDLFLTTQRNEVIGGLAGNDTVFAGEGNDNISGGNDNDLLYGNQGQDTIRGDAGDDTAYGGQGDDWVEGGLGEDLLFGDKGNDTVSGQEGDDTIYGGEGNDSLSGGKDNDLIFGNQGEDTLDGGTGDDTLYGGQGNDSMNGGIGNDILLGDRGNDILTGSEGADTFRFEYFPQEGEAVVPVANAENGNIFGLDTITDFTPVEDKIQLDSRVFAQLQPGTLSQANFAATSAFNANAEGASEAKIIYDQTSGLVYYNPSSTPGDEVPLVQIDPNLDLNPDNFEIF
- a CDS encoding tetratricopeptide repeat-containing sulfotransferase family protein — encoded protein: MSDFLARKINHYKKALLIKPDNAEVYSQLAEYYYNRGQFQESATACETALKIEPNLVSASKTLALVLQEQGQVDAAFELYNSLGDRLVKEEKLEVAIIAYQSAIELKPDAYPTYYSLGEVLQQQSNFEESVFCYIKALGFEPLLNTAYYKLNSILNLIFFEDPDLFQEKNIKSSILESVVYCYRQAIQAQPEFSLAYVSLGNALTIEGKLEEAISYYQTASYKQLTQSHPEFVKSYWDIKSPSQPNFLIIGVMKGGTTSLYSYLVHHPQILPAIEKEILFFGSKKFKLDMNWYLAHFPPIPDQSQFFTGEATPWYYLINEVEKVADFFPKLKLILILRNPIDRAFSHYQMILKGGRDNRGFSKAVTSEIQHLQNLSCLDELDSNFWRKEKGYLLQSLYVYFIEKWMAVFPREQFLILKSEDFYGNPAATLTQVFEFLGVPDYPLPEYRNYNPGSYNPISEDLRQRLADFFRPHNQKLEEYLGMTFNWD
- a CDS encoding tetratricopeptide repeat protein, which produces MQNQSESYNDLGNQLYQQGDLLGAQRCYLEAIAQQGDNPQSYYNLGVVLNAQGKLEDAQELYQTAITLKPDYLKAYSNLGCVLVKLNKISEAIAVYHQAISLDANWATLHNNLGQALQAQGKPGEALSAYTKAIALQPDRVFPYYNAGKIWQHEGQQVEAIRYFQRCIELDPHHPAAYTECGYSLMVAGQLEAAMKCFQKAIALQPAFVESYCAWVERTLAIPDRPGPLDERDRAQISCAAFLKALQRDPASPEVYSHFAQTYQHWGNVLFQYGGYEKAEHYYHQSLQINPKNLTVYRQLSQCLAKQNRLDAAAVVSHMATLMEPSLSQDKISAELDNRSAEESLDWEGIALKRHTPPQGFYLHSGDWIEAVKFEGSDYILIHLGRVRRRGIPAPEFRDSSECGGLNCAPCLNRIYQQLSPTHWGHNIYHFNHKNARAIAEDSPPQFVVVVPQGRVWIVPQTNSWMVCNAIALVTPDNYLLADVSRQYPGALPGCQKQDPTEHQIFELEDFPPLTEIEGTVAVLAGLSGNIYFHWLVDILPRLEILRQAGIKWEEIDYFLVNSIREPFQRETLAQLGIPEAKIIESDRYPHISATQLIVPSFPGHLGWLEPWALTFLRQAFLNSVPASDCEHPERIYIRRSTARNRRLINEEEVIEFLAQFGFEPIEPESLSFVEQIAVFSQAKIIVAPHGSGLTNLVFCRPGTQAIELVSPHYVRPYYAVICQLLGFSHYALMGEAFACYPIREVMYQNSLTEDIQINVERLHALLKLAGIIESNFSGAVSPTMQATFNSETAAEQLNQQAEVYLAQGKLDEAESVCLKAMQIQPNSASSYKNLGTALQRKGKIKEAQQSYLKAIKINPNFAAVYANLGSLYGQQRQWEATIASYQRAININPKFAGAYRNLAKVWTQLKKPAEAADCWYLAWSLEPEKFSAVECVNLGNALVQQREMTRAIACYRYALELNPNLVGVYHNLEEALKRQGKVEEAAIYGRKAVELRIKSGEFRQYASQRNGRKTGSDAWVEDAEALVHLGEYYYQKGKFAEAIVAVEKAVSVQPNLALAYKILGNARLANRQLEAAQQCYLKALEIQPDFAEVYGNLGTVLAQQQNWEKAILAYQKALELQPTFAGAYRNLAKVLERVGKVQEAGICRYQALSLEPLEMTAEECLKLGNSLIGQGKQEEAIACYQRAVELNPLLSPAYHNLGEIFSNQQEWEAAIAAYQQAIAVKAENGRSYYGLAKALVELERWEEAVKAYQQAIQLNVTSTEIYHQLGDALQKLQRWEEAATAYRQAIALNADNSWSHNNLGDALTKLQQWEEAVVAYRRAIALNPEFSWSYYNLGDVLIKLQRWEESVSVYRCAVELNPQLPGIEKKLARALRERARLDLDVAANWARQAVTANPDEVEEAELQFLDIKLHTPGCYLQLGKRLVEHNRLDEAISIYKGAIDVSPNDPEIYFQLGKAFAQKKDPERALAAYRRAVEVDPKHYWSHHHIAEVLAEKGQLNEAIDSYFRAIETNPSPSFWHYHNLAQVQVRKGELEQAIASYRKAIEVNPDYSWSYRNLGDILATQGKTDEATVCYRRAIKLKPRIF